Proteins encoded together in one Miscanthus floridulus cultivar M001 chromosome 16, ASM1932011v1, whole genome shotgun sequence window:
- the LOC136509943 gene encoding uncharacterized protein, whose translation MDGGYSNLAFSPPTATASGGSARAARPSMELTNTKETKAWEGLAIGAVTLARTFSTGSHRFCRSGSERSRIRRSRSRSRSGLPGALRRAFSMRRHPAGLGSGGDGYWRIHDMDGDSDRGDDDTVEERGEDEAAAAAAEEEEVENKKTEQRAEDDEAGKEEAGCRNSKKEKKQRRGGILKACKKLFRL comes from the coding sequence ATGGATGGTGGCTACAGCAACCTCGCGTTCTCCCctccgacggcgacggcgagcggCGGTTCCGCCAGGGCGGCGAGGCCGTCGATGGAGCTGACCAACACGAAGGAGACCAAGGCGTGGGAGGGGCTGGCCATCGGCGCGGTCACGCTGGCCCGGACGTTCTCCACGGGCTCACACAGGTTCTGCAGGTCCGGCAGCGAGAGGAGCAGGAtcaggaggagccggagccggagccggagcggcCTGCCGGGCGCACTGAGGCGGGCCTTCTCCATGCGGCGCCACCCCGCGGGCCTCGGCTCCGGCGGGGACGGGTACTGGAGGATCCACGACATGGATGGGGACAGCGACCGCGGCGATGATGACACGGTCGAGGAGCGCGGCGAGGACGAAGCCGCAGCCGCAgctgccgaggaggaggaggtggagaacaAGAAGACGGAGCAGCGAGCCGAAGATGATGAGGCAGGGAAGGAGGAAGCCGGCTGCAGGAAcagcaagaaggagaagaagcagCGGCGGGGTGGCATCTTGAAGGCGTGCAAGAAGCTTTTCCGGTTGTAA
- the LOC136514153 gene encoding peroxidase 2-like: MAASSRISSPGWLLVAHYALLLALAGAARGHSPSAGAALSSAFYDQSCPGAYDVVRRVIQDARVSDPRIPASLIRLHFHDCFVNGCDGSLLLDDDLPAIQTEKHVPANNNSARGFPVVDGIKRALEEACPGIVSCADILALAAAISVELAGGPRWRVLLGRRDGTTTNVQSANNLPSPFDSLDKLQEKFRNVNLDDTDLVALQGAHTFGKVQCQFTRQNCSAGQPQGALENLDQVTPTVFDNKYYGNLLHGQAQLPSDQVMLSDPMAPTTTAPIVHRFASNQKDFFRNFVASMIKMGNISPLTGKDGEIRKNCRRVNSKGH; this comes from the exons ATGGCGGCTTCCTCTCGCATCTCGTCTCCTGGGTGGCTCTTAGTCGCTCACTACGCTCTCCTGCTCGCCCTGGCTGGAGCCGCCCGTGGCCACTCTCCGAGTGCCGGTGCGGCGCTAAGCTCCGCGTTCTACGACCAGTCGTGCCCCGGCGCCTACGACGTCGTCCGTCGCGTCATCCAGGACGCGCGTGTCTCCGACCCGCGCATCCCGGCCAGCCtcatccgcctccacttccatGACTGCTTCGTCAAC GGTTGCGATGGCTCCCTTCTTCTGGACGACGATCTCCCGGCGATCCAGACGGAGAAGCACGTTCCAGCGAACAACAACTCGGCGCGCGGCTTCCCGGTGGTCGACGGCATCAAGCGCGCGCTGGAGGAAGCGTGCCCGGGCATCGTCTCATGCGCTGATATCCTTGCCCTCGCGGCCGCGATCTCCGTTGAACTC GCTGGAGGACCACGCTGGAGGGTGCTTCTTGGCCGCCGAGACGGCACGACGACCAACGTCCAGAGTGCTAACAACCTTCCCAGCCCTTTCGACTCCCTGGACAAGCTCCAGGAGAAGTTCAGAAACGTCAACCTAGACGACACTGATCTCGTCGCCCTCCAAG GAGCGCACACATTCGGGAAAGTCCAATGCCAATTTACACGTCAGAACTGCTCAGCGGGGCAACCACAGGGTGCACTAGAGAACCTGGACCAGGTTACACCCACCGTGTTTGACAACAAGTATTATGGCAACCTCTTGCATGGCCAAGCGCAGCTACCGTCCGACCAGGTCATGCTATCTGACCCTATGGCGCCGACAACCACTGCACCCATTGTTCACCGGTTCGCGAGCAACCAAAAAGATTTCTTCAGGAACTTTGTGGCATCCATGATTAAGATGGGCAACATAAGCCCGCTGACAGGAAAGGATGGAGAGATCAGAAAGAATTGCCGGAGGGTCAATAGCAAAGGCCATTGA